A section of the Verrucomicrobiota bacterium genome encodes:
- a CDS encoding sulfatase, translating to MRNTLLPLVWLLAATAFAADRKPNIIFILADDLGYTDVACFGSKYYETPNIDRLAAQGTRLTRYHVSQNCQPTRAALMTGQYAARTGVYTVGGIDRFNWQSRPLRPADNVTELPLDRTTVAQTLKGAGYATAMFGKWHLGQQGKFHPGQRGFDEAITTMGAHFDFVTQPPTTVPSGVYLADWLTDQAVDFITRKKDQPFFLYLPHFGVHSPHHARPPLVEKFKSKPGAGGHNSPVYAAMIYSVDESVGRIMKLLDDLKLADNTLIVFSSDNGGVGGYVREGVKQAGDITDNAPLRSGKGSLYEGGTRVPLIVRWPGVAKPGSASDVPAIHVDILPTFAEVAGAKLPAQPLDGESLVPLLRDSGAKLKRDAIFQHFPGYLGAGSGSWRTTPVGLIEVGDWKLMEFFETGKLELYNLREDIGESRNLAPEQPDKAKELHARLVAWRKEVNAPMPTPNKPAADTHTTPVKKKGKKQQ from the coding sequence ATGAGGAACACACTACTCCCGCTCGTCTGGCTGCTGGCTGCAACGGCGTTTGCCGCGGACCGCAAGCCCAACATCATCTTCATCCTCGCCGACGATCTCGGCTACACGGACGTCGCGTGCTTCGGCAGCAAATACTACGAGACGCCGAACATCGACCGGCTCGCGGCGCAGGGCACGCGGCTCACGCGATACCACGTGAGCCAGAACTGCCAGCCCACGCGCGCCGCGCTGATGACCGGCCAATATGCGGCGCGCACGGGTGTTTACACGGTCGGCGGCATTGACCGCTTCAACTGGCAATCGCGCCCGCTCCGGCCCGCGGACAACGTCACCGAACTTCCGCTCGACCGCACGACAGTCGCGCAGACGCTCAAGGGCGCGGGTTACGCCACGGCCATGTTCGGCAAATGGCACCTCGGCCAGCAGGGGAAATTTCATCCGGGCCAGCGCGGCTTCGACGAGGCAATCACTACGATGGGCGCGCACTTCGACTTCGTCACCCAGCCGCCGACCACGGTCCCGTCCGGCGTGTATCTCGCGGACTGGCTCACGGACCAGGCGGTGGATTTCATCACGCGGAAAAAGGACCAGCCGTTCTTTCTCTACCTCCCGCACTTCGGCGTGCACTCGCCCCATCACGCGCGGCCGCCGCTCGTGGAAAAATTCAAGTCGAAGCCCGGCGCGGGCGGGCACAACAGCCCGGTTTACGCCGCGATGATTTACAGCGTGGACGAGAGCGTCGGCCGCATCATGAAGCTGCTCGACGACCTGAAGCTCGCCGACAACACGCTCATCGTGTTCAGCAGCGACAACGGCGGCGTGGGCGGCTACGTGCGCGAGGGCGTGAAACAGGCGGGCGACATCACCGACAACGCGCCACTGCGCAGCGGCAAGGGAAGCCTCTACGAAGGCGGCACGCGCGTGCCGCTCATCGTGCGCTGGCCGGGCGTGGCGAAGCCCGGGTCCGCGAGCGACGTGCCCGCCATTCATGTGGACATTCTGCCCACGTTCGCGGAAGTCGCCGGCGCGAAGCTTCCCGCGCAACCGCTCGACGGCGAGAGCCTCGTGCCGCTGCTGCGCGACTCAGGCGCGAAGCTCAAGCGTGACGCGATTTTCCAGCACTTCCCCGGCTATCTTGGCGCGGGTTCCGGTTCGTGGCGGACGACCCCGGTCGGGTTGATCGAGGTCGGCGACTGGAAGCTCATGGAATTCTTCGAGACCGGCAAACTCGAGCTCTACAACCTGCGGGAAGACATCGGTGAATCGCGCAACCTCGCACCGGAGCAACCGGACAAGGCGAAGGAACTCCACGCCCGCCTCGTCGCGTGGCGCAAGGAGGTCAACGCGCCGATGCCCACGCCCAACAAGCCGGCTGCCGACACCCACACGACGCCCGTGAAGAAAAAGGGGAAGAAGCAGCAGTAA